One Chlorobaculum limnaeum genomic window carries:
- a CDS encoding endonuclease/exonuclease/phosphatase family protein encodes MSEIKVAFWNLQNLFDTTASSIATDLEFTPEQGWTDEVFDIKIANLASIIRQMHGGAGPDLLGLCEVENKEVIDKLLEKIGRSDYRLAHKESPDIRGIDCSLIYSSKVFKAPPTRDMESHLVNFRFPTRDIFQVRLTLKGSGAELNVLVNHWPSRRQGQYQSEPLRIAVAERCGQLVNEVLKLERKEYAELPDTAEAFAALSARWNRNIVLMGDFNDDPSCRSVTDYLLAAKDLDKVEEELKASPNRETPTIDAYIERQPALFNLSWQLYAQPDTGTIFFSGESANTMNLFDQFMVSRGLHYGAAGLKARPGSMRIFTTPEMAPGAKMRPKPFDKSTKKGYSDHFPVEMIIDVV; translated from the coding sequence ATGTCAGAAATCAAAGTTGCGTTCTGGAACCTGCAAAACCTGTTCGACACTACAGCGTCGTCCATCGCAACAGACCTGGAATTCACGCCGGAACAGGGGTGGACGGACGAGGTTTTCGACATCAAGATCGCCAATCTGGCCAGCATCATCCGGCAGATGCATGGTGGCGCGGGGCCGGACCTGCTCGGCTTGTGCGAGGTGGAAAACAAGGAGGTGATTGACAAGCTGTTGGAAAAAATCGGGCGCAGCGACTATCGGCTGGCTCATAAAGAATCACCCGACATCCGGGGCATCGACTGCTCGCTCATCTACTCGTCGAAAGTGTTCAAAGCTCCTCCGACCAGAGATATGGAGAGCCATCTGGTCAACTTCCGCTTCCCCACGCGCGACATTTTTCAGGTTCGGCTGACCCTCAAGGGCAGCGGTGCGGAACTCAATGTGCTCGTCAACCATTGGCCATCGCGCAGGCAGGGGCAGTACCAGTCCGAGCCGCTTCGCATCGCCGTGGCGGAACGTTGCGGCCAGCTCGTGAACGAAGTGCTCAAGCTCGAAAGGAAGGAGTACGCCGAGCTTCCGGACACCGCCGAAGCGTTCGCCGCTCTGAGCGCCCGCTGGAACCGCAACATCGTGCTGATGGGCGATTTCAACGATGATCCCTCCTGCCGCAGCGTCACCGACTATCTTCTTGCCGCGAAGGATCTCGACAAGGTCGAAGAGGAGCTGAAAGCCTCGCCAAACCGCGAGACTCCGACCATCGACGCCTACATCGAACGCCAGCCCGCGCTCTTCAACCTCTCATGGCAGCTCTACGCCCAGCCCGATACCGGCACGATCTTCTTCAGCGGCGAATCAGCAAACACGATGAACCTGTTCGACCAGTTCATGGTGTCGCGCGGGCTTCATTATGGGGCTGCGGGCCTCAAGGCAAGGCCTGGGTCGATGCGGATATTCACCACGCCGGAAATGGCTCCCGGAGCGAAGATGAGACCCAAACCATTCGATAAAAGCACGAAAAAAGGATACAGCGACCACTTCCCGGTCGAGATGATTATCGATGTGGTTTAG
- a CDS encoding addiction module protein, whose protein sequence is MSTSAISTEYLKLSVSERIQLVEDIWDSIAAEASETIELSQAQKDELHRRVAAHRTDPSTAVPWEEVRSRLFLGKS, encoded by the coding sequence ATGTCAACATCTGCCATCAGTACGGAATACCTGAAGCTCTCCGTTTCCGAGCGGATTCAGCTTGTCGAGGACATTTGGGACAGCATTGCTGCCGAAGCGTCAGAAACGATTGAGTTGTCACAGGCTCAAAAGGACGAGTTGCACCGCCGCGTCGCTGCGCACCGCACAGATCCTTCGACAGCCGTTCCGTGGGAAGAGGTAAGATCGCGATTGTTTTTAGGGAAATCGTGA
- a CDS encoding ISL3 family transposase yields MPSLITHYQQLLGLPETWKVSDVRLSMSGPRIEIHLEYIGPKVECPECGKAGRIYDLAPEQRWRHLDTMEYETHLIARVPRCECKEHRIKTIKVPWATRSSRYTLKFEALAVELLQECSSIQSASRLLRLNWHATNEIMNRAVKRGLSRRNKEAIAHLGLDEKSFRAGHQYVTILNDLKGGRVLEVVQSRTTDGAEALLLSFEASQRQGVKSISMDMWKPFAIAAKKHLPQADIVHDRFHISKYLNEAVDTVRRQESRQLHHAGDRTLIGSKFTWLRNPENMTESQRTSFDQLMACELKTGKAWSMKNMFREFWRLGCRESASFFFDYWSERVDQLALKPMIKVKELLKRHLDNILNYFEHEMTNAVSEGLNSKIQLYKASARGFHSFHSYRIRILFYCGKLNMAITG; encoded by the coding sequence ATGCCGAGCCTCATTACCCATTACCAGCAGTTATTAGGATTACCAGAAACATGGAAGGTGTCGGATGTCCGGCTGTCGATGTCCGGCCCCCGGATAGAAATCCATCTGGAGTATATCGGACCCAAAGTCGAATGCCCTGAATGCGGCAAGGCCGGACGAATTTATGACCTGGCGCCAGAACAACGGTGGCGGCATCTGGATACCATGGAGTACGAGACGCATCTGATAGCCAGGGTGCCTCGGTGTGAGTGCAAAGAGCACAGGATCAAGACAATTAAAGTTCCGTGGGCAACGCGCTCTTCGCGCTACACCCTGAAGTTTGAAGCGCTTGCTGTCGAGTTGCTTCAGGAGTGTTCAAGCATTCAGTCGGCATCGAGGCTCTTGCGATTGAACTGGCATGCAACCAACGAGATCATGAACCGTGCGGTTAAGCGAGGCCTGAGCCGCCGGAATAAGGAGGCGATTGCTCATCTTGGTCTTGATGAAAAGAGCTTCCGGGCAGGCCATCAGTATGTGACGATCCTGAACGACCTGAAAGGTGGCCGGGTACTTGAGGTGGTCCAGAGCCGAACGACCGATGGAGCAGAAGCGCTACTCCTCAGCTTTGAAGCATCGCAACGCCAGGGTGTGAAATCGATCTCGATGGATATGTGGAAACCCTTCGCGATTGCTGCCAAAAAGCATCTGCCGCAGGCCGATATTGTGCATGACCGTTTCCATATCAGCAAATATCTGAACGAGGCGGTCGACACGGTTCGTCGCCAAGAGTCCCGTCAACTTCATCATGCAGGGGACAGGACTCTGATTGGCTCGAAATTCACCTGGCTGCGCAATCCGGAGAACATGACGGAAAGCCAGCGGACAAGCTTTGATCAATTGATGGCCTGTGAGCTGAAAACCGGAAAAGCCTGGTCGATGAAGAACATGTTTCGGGAGTTCTGGCGGCTGGGTTGTCGAGAGAGTGCAAGCTTCTTTTTCGATTACTGGTCTGAACGCGTTGACCAGTTAGCGTTGAAACCCATGATCAAGGTCAAAGAGCTGCTGAAGCGGCATCTCGACAACATCCTGAACTATTTCGAGCACGAAATGACCAACGCAGTTTCCGAAGGTCTGAACAGCAAGATCCAGTTGTACAAAGCATCGGCCCGTGGGTTCCACAGCTTTCACAGCTACCGCATAAGGATTTTGTTTTACTGTGGAAAGCTCAACATGGCTATTACCGGTTGA
- the aroC gene encoding chorismate synthase, translating to MIRYFTAGESHGPALSAIVEGVPAGVALTEADINDQLARRQQGYGRGGRMKIETDRAEVLSGVRFGKTIGSPVAMLIRNRDWENWTTPMAQFEDHAAEVQKITIPRPGHADLTGFIKYGFDDIRPVIDRSSARETASRVAAGSLAKAFLRQLGIQIGSYISAIGPAAEAAAPASLQALLDAGAESLAAEADKSQVRMLDAEAEAAAIAAIDQAKTDGDTLGGIVELYITGVPMGLGSYVQHDRRLDSMLTAAIMSIQAIKGVEIGPAFDNARKPGSQVHDELFAGGEKGLRRETNRAGGIEGSMSSGQPIHIRAAMKPISSLVSPLRSFDLATLEAVQSRFERSDTCAVPAAGVVAEAVVAPVIANALLEKIGGDHMSEIAERLEAYREELRMRFGG from the coding sequence ATGATACGCTATTTCACCGCAGGCGAATCGCATGGCCCGGCGCTCTCGGCCATCGTCGAAGGAGTTCCCGCAGGCGTCGCCCTCACCGAAGCCGACATCAACGACCAGCTTGCCCGTCGCCAGCAGGGCTACGGACGCGGCGGTCGAATGAAAATCGAAACCGACCGCGCCGAGGTGCTCTCCGGCGTGCGCTTCGGCAAAACCATCGGCTCACCGGTCGCGATGCTCATCCGCAACCGCGACTGGGAGAACTGGACGACGCCGATGGCGCAATTCGAGGATCACGCCGCCGAGGTGCAGAAAATCACTATTCCCCGCCCCGGCCACGCCGACCTCACCGGCTTCATCAAATACGGCTTCGACGACATCCGCCCGGTCATCGACCGCTCCTCGGCCCGCGAAACCGCCTCGAGAGTCGCCGCCGGATCGCTCGCCAAAGCGTTCCTCCGCCAGCTCGGCATCCAGATCGGCAGCTACATCTCCGCCATCGGCCCCGCCGCCGAAGCCGCAGCGCCCGCTTCGTTGCAGGCGCTGCTTGACGCCGGAGCCGAAAGCCTCGCCGCCGAAGCCGACAAGTCGCAGGTGCGTATGCTCGACGCCGAAGCTGAAGCCGCCGCCATCGCAGCCATCGACCAGGCCAAAACCGACGGCGACACCCTCGGCGGCATCGTCGAACTCTATATCACCGGCGTCCCGATGGGCCTCGGCAGCTACGTCCAGCACGACCGCAGGCTCGACTCGATGCTCACCGCCGCCATCATGTCGATCCAGGCGATCAAAGGGGTCGAAATCGGCCCAGCCTTCGACAACGCCCGCAAACCCGGCTCACAGGTGCACGATGAGTTGTTTGCCGGTGGAGAGAAGGGATTGAGACGCGAAACCAACCGCGCCGGAGGCATCGAAGGGAGCATGTCGAGCGGCCAGCCGATCCACATCCGCGCAGCCATGAAACCGATCTCATCGCTCGTCTCCCCGCTCCGCTCCTTCGACCTCGCCACGCTCGAAGCCGTCCAGTCGCGCTTCGAACGCAGCGACACCTGCGCCGTCCCCGCCGCCGGAGTCGTCGCCGAAGCCGTCGTAGCCCCCGTCATCGCCAACGCCCTGCTGGAAAAGATTGGCGGGGATCACATGTCGGAGATTGCGGAAAGGCTTGAGGCGTATCGCGAGGAATTGAGGATGAGGTTTGGGGGATGA
- the hemB gene encoding porphobilinogen synthase yields the protein MSQLDLLNIVHRPRRLRRTAALRNLVQENTLTVNDLVFPLFVMPGTNNIEEVSSMPGSFRFTIDRAVEECKELYDLGIQAIDLFGIPEQKTEDGSEAYNDNGILQQAIRAIKAAVPELCIMTDVALDPFTPFGHDGLVRDGIILNDETVEVLQKMAVSHAEAGADFVSPSDMMDGRIGAIREALDESGHSDVGILSYAAKYASSFYGPFRDALHSAPQFGDKSTYQMNPANTEEAMKEIELDIIEGADIVMVKPGLAYLDIVWRTKERFDVPVAIYHVSGEYAMVKAAAANGWLDEERVMMESLLCMKRAGADIIFTYYAKEAAKRLR from the coding sequence ATGAGCCAGCTCGACCTCCTCAATATTGTTCATCGCCCGAGAAGACTTCGCAGAACCGCCGCTCTCCGCAACCTCGTTCAGGAAAATACATTGACGGTCAACGACCTCGTATTCCCCCTGTTCGTCATGCCTGGTACCAATAACATTGAAGAGGTCTCCTCCATGCCCGGAAGCTTCCGCTTCACCATCGACCGCGCTGTCGAGGAGTGCAAGGAGCTGTACGATCTTGGCATCCAGGCGATCGACCTGTTCGGCATTCCGGAGCAGAAAACCGAGGACGGCAGCGAGGCTTACAACGATAACGGCATTCTCCAGCAGGCGATCCGCGCCATCAAGGCTGCCGTGCCCGAGCTGTGCATCATGACCGACGTCGCGCTCGATCCCTTCACCCCCTTCGGCCACGACGGCCTGGTCAGGGACGGCATCATCCTCAACGACGAAACCGTCGAGGTGTTGCAGAAAATGGCTGTCTCGCACGCCGAGGCTGGCGCTGACTTCGTCTCTCCGAGCGACATGATGGACGGCCGCATCGGCGCGATCCGCGAGGCGCTCGACGAATCCGGCCACTCCGACGTAGGCATTCTCTCCTACGCCGCAAAATACGCTTCGAGCTTCTACGGCCCGTTCCGCGACGCGCTGCACTCCGCGCCGCAGTTCGGCGACAAGAGCACCTACCAGATGAACCCGGCCAACACCGAAGAGGCGATGAAAGAGATCGAACTCGACATCATAGAGGGCGCGGACATCGTCATGGTGAAACCCGGCCTTGCCTACCTCGACATCGTCTGGCGCACCAAGGAGCGCTTCGACGTGCCGGTGGCGATCTATCACGTCTCCGGCGAATACGCCATGGTCAAGGCTGCCGCCGCCAACGGCTGGCTCGACGAAGAGCGCGTCATGATGGAGTCGCTGCTCTGCATGAAGCGTGCGGGCGCCGACATCATCTTCACCTACTACGCCAAAGAAGCCGCCAAAAGGCTCCGCTGA
- the hisN gene encoding histidinol-phosphatase has protein sequence MNPELQLALELAEQAGRLTLDYFGKRSLQVFSKRDDTPVTEADRKAEELIRQGITSRFPDDGAFGEEFDERPSGNGRRWIIDPIDGTRSFIHGVPLYGVMIALEVDGALRLGVINFPALGEMYHAEVGGGAFMNGSPIRVSAIAETAAATVTFTEKEYLLDPPSTHPVDLLRSNAGLVRGWGDCYGHMLVASGRAEVAVDKIMSPWDCAAVIPIVTEAGGCCFDYHGVTTITGQGLVSANRAIGQSLIDAIGKGERA, from the coding sequence ATGAATCCCGAACTTCAGCTCGCGCTCGAACTGGCCGAACAGGCTGGCAGGCTCACGCTCGATTACTTCGGCAAGCGGTCGCTCCAGGTCTTTTCCAAACGCGACGATACGCCAGTCACCGAGGCGGATCGCAAAGCCGAGGAGCTGATACGGCAGGGAATTACGTCACGCTTTCCCGACGATGGCGCATTTGGCGAGGAGTTCGACGAGCGCCCTTCCGGCAACGGACGCCGCTGGATCATCGATCCCATCGACGGCACCCGCTCCTTCATCCACGGCGTGCCGCTCTACGGCGTGATGATCGCGCTCGAAGTCGATGGCGCGCTCCGGCTCGGCGTCATCAACTTTCCTGCGCTTGGCGAGATGTATCATGCCGAAGTCGGCGGCGGAGCGTTCATGAACGGATCGCCAATCCGGGTTTCGGCCATCGCGGAGACGGCGGCTGCCACGGTGACGTTCACCGAAAAGGAGTATCTGCTCGATCCGCCCTCGACCCATCCGGTCGATCTGTTGCGCTCGAACGCCGGGCTGGTGCGCGGCTGGGGCGACTGCTACGGCCACATGCTGGTTGCGTCGGGCCGCGCCGAGGTGGCCGTGGACAAGATCATGAGTCCGTGGGATTGCGCGGCGGTCATTCCAATTGTCACGGAAGCCGGTGGCTGCTGTTTCGATTATCACGGTGTGACAACCATCACGGGTCAGGGACTCGTCAGCGCGAACCGTGCGATTGGTCAGTCGCTCATCGATGCCATCGGTAAAGGGGAGCGCGCCTGA
- a CDS encoding uroporphyrinogen-III synthase: protein MKTVLVTRPKHQAEPFVRELAQYGLNSVVFPTIEIRPVAGWSVPDITQFAGIFFTSANSVQFFLERLLEQSPDELPNLQNARVWAVGKTTGGDLEKHGVTIEPLPKSADAVSLMSGIDASEIEGKTFLFVRGSLSLGTIPEVIAERGGICVELTVYDNVQPSLEETQKVKSLLAEGKLDCLSFTSPSTAINFFEAIGSKELPESVQIAAIGTTTSGALEKLGIKVDIIPEYFDGPSFAKAIAAALG, encoded by the coding sequence ATGAAAACAGTTCTCGTTACTCGCCCGAAGCATCAGGCCGAGCCTTTTGTGAGGGAGCTTGCGCAGTACGGCCTGAACTCGGTTGTCTTTCCGACGATCGAGATCAGGCCGGTTGCCGGCTGGAGCGTGCCCGACATCACGCAGTTCGCGGGCATCTTCTTCACCAGCGCCAACAGCGTTCAGTTTTTCCTCGAACGGCTGCTGGAACAGTCCCCGGACGAGCTGCCAAACCTGCAAAACGCCCGTGTCTGGGCGGTAGGCAAAACCACCGGTGGCGATCTGGAGAAGCATGGCGTCACCATCGAGCCGCTTCCCAAAAGCGCTGATGCAGTCAGCCTCATGTCGGGCATCGACGCCAGTGAAATCGAAGGCAAAACCTTCCTCTTTGTCCGTGGCAGCCTCTCGCTCGGCACCATTCCCGAAGTCATCGCCGAACGCGGCGGCATCTGCGTCGAGCTGACCGTTTACGACAACGTCCAGCCATCGCTTGAAGAGACTCAAAAGGTCAAATCGCTGCTCGCCGAAGGCAAGCTCGACTGCCTCTCTTTCACCAGTCCCTCGACCGCCATCAATTTTTTTGAAGCGATAGGCTCGAAAGAGCTGCCCGAATCCGTTCAGATTGCGGCTATCGGCACCACCACCTCCGGCGCGCTCGAAAAACTCGGCATCAAGGTGGACATCATCCCCGAATACTTCGACGGCCCCAGCTTCGCCAAAGCGATTGCTGCGGCGCTGGGTTGA